The nucleotide sequence GATCTTGTAAACGGCTTCTCGCACGACAGGAGGACGTCCATCATGCAGAAAGGACATCTCCAGATCCGCCACCACCTGGTCCTGGTATTTCAAAACCAGGTGACTGGTATCAGTAAATTTTCCAATAACAGAAGCTTCGACTCCTTCGCCGGCACAGATTTTTTCGAAGGCTTCCCAGTTTTCTGGTGGAACAGCCAGGACCATGCGTTCCTGCGCTTCGGAGATCCAGATTTCTGTATAAGACAGGCCAGCATATTTGAGCGGACATTGATCCAGCCAGACTTCTGCGCCGGTTTTTTCACCCATTTCGCCGACAGCACTGCTGAATCCGCCGGCGCCACAGTCGGTGATCGCCGAAAACAGTTCTTTGTCTCTTGCTTCCAGAATGACATCCATCATCATTTTTTCGGTGATTGCATTTCCAATCTGTACCGCACCGCCGGAAAGCATTTCACTTTCTGAAGTCAGTTCTGCAGAAGAAAAGGTCGCGCCGTGAATACCATCGCGGCCCGTACGACCACCAACAGCGACGATATAGTGTCCCGGTTGTGCCTGCTGCTTTTCCGACTTCCCTACCGGTAGCATCGCCACATTACCGCAATAGACCAGGGGGTTACCCAGGTACCGTTCGTCAAAATAGACGGCTCCGTTGACGGTGGGAATTCCCATGCGGTTACCGTAGTCACGTACACCGGACACCACACCGGTCGCGACTGCTTTAGGATGCAGGACACCTGCGGGAAGTTCAGCGTAGGGAATATCCGGGGGAGCGAAGCAGAACACATCGGTATTGCAGACCGGTCTGCCACCCAGTCCGGTCCCCAGCGGGTCGCGGATGACACCCCCCAGACCTGTATTAGCACCTCCATAAGGTTCCAGGGCCGAAGGGTGGTTGTGTGTTTCCACTTTAAAGCAGACGTCCTGTTTGTCATCAAAGGTGATGACACCGGCATTATCCGCGAATACGCTCACGCACCAGTCTTTATCACCCAGCGATTTGCGGATTTCGGTGGTCGCGGCGAAGATGGTTTCTTTCAACATGTTCTCGAAATGCAGATCGCGCTCGCCATCTTTGAAGTGAATCCGTCCAGCGAGTGTTTTGTGAGAGCAATGCTCACTCCAGGTCTGTGCGATACTTTCCAGTTCAACGTCGGTCGGATCTTTTTTCTGGCTGACGTAGTAGGCTTTGATGGTTTTCATCTCGGTCAGATTTAAATACAACTGACCTTCCCGGCTGAGTGTTTCCAGCTGTTTATCATTCATCTCACGAATGGGAATAGTAACCAGTTCGAAAGTATATTCACTGCCGAGTTTAATACTGTCCATCTGCAGGGGACCACGTACGACATATTCAATGGCTTCGTTCGAAAGTACTTTTGCAGCCATGCGGTCAATTTCATCAGTGGATGCATCAGAGTTTACCCAGTATTTACGACAGGTGGCGACATTCTCGACAGCCAGACCCAGGTCACGGATCGCCTCGCGGGCACTGTTGGCGGTATTGTCAGTGACGCCAGGTTTGAACATGACATTCAACAGTGGTTCGGAGTCGGTTGTTTCTGGTGTGCTGCCAGACAGGATGCGAATCTCAAATGTTTCCACAATCGGGTCTGCCAGCAGGGTGCGGGCGATCGTGTCAATGCCCGTCTGATCCAGATTGCCTTCCAGCAGAAAGGAGTGGGCGGTCTGGACCGTCCGGATTGAATTTGCACCGAGTACCTGGCATTCTTTCAGAATCCGGGCTCCCTCACGGTCGATCTGATTGTCCGCTGGTTTGATTTCGACTTCGCAAAGCATGTGTTTTCCAGTTACTGTTGATTCCATCGGAATAATGAAAGGTTCGTTATTGTCACTATGGTAGTCAGTCGAAAACCTGACCTGTCCAGCTGATTACGGGGCTGAATTTAATGCGTCGTGTTTCTTTTTACCTTCTTCCAGCAATTGCCTGAGACGCTTTTCATCGTGGTTCTGAATCGCATCCCGGAACTGCTGTAGAGACTGAGTATATTTATCAAGACTCTTCACAATCGCGTCTCGATTGCTGAATAGAATATCAATCCACAAAGTCGGGTCCCCACCGGCAATGCGTGTTGTGTCCCGAAATCCGGTTGAGGTATATCTGGTGTTTTCTGTTGCTAAAGTCGCTGCCAGAGCGGAAGCGACCACATGGGGCAGGTGGCTGGTTTCCGCCAGAATCAGATCATGTTTCTCTGGAGTTGTCTGCAGCACATGCATACCCAGTGCTTCCCAGAATTGTCTGACTTTGGAAACAGCCTCTGTCGGCAC is from Gimesia maris and encodes:
- the purL gene encoding phosphoribosylformylglycinamidine synthase subunit PurL — protein: MLCEVEIKPADNQIDREGARILKECQVLGANSIRTVQTAHSFLLEGNLDQTGIDTIARTLLADPIVETFEIRILSGSTPETTDSEPLLNVMFKPGVTDNTANSAREAIRDLGLAVENVATCRKYWVNSDASTDEIDRMAAKVLSNEAIEYVVRGPLQMDSIKLGSEYTFELVTIPIREMNDKQLETLSREGQLYLNLTEMKTIKAYYVSQKKDPTDVELESIAQTWSEHCSHKTLAGRIHFKDGERDLHFENMLKETIFAATTEIRKSLGDKDWCVSVFADNAGVITFDDKQDVCFKVETHNHPSALEPYGGANTGLGGVIRDPLGTGLGGRPVCNTDVFCFAPPDIPYAELPAGVLHPKAVATGVVSGVRDYGNRMGIPTVNGAVYFDERYLGNPLVYCGNVAMLPVGKSEKQQAQPGHYIVAVGGRTGRDGIHGATFSSAELTSESEMLSGGAVQIGNAITEKMMMDVILEARDKELFSAITDCGAGGFSSAVGEMGEKTGAEVWLDQCPLKYAGLSYTEIWISEAQERMVLAVPPENWEAFEKICAGEGVEASVIGKFTDTSHLVLKYQDQVVADLEMSFLHDGRPPVVREAVYKIPAFTPLTPPQRDNYTKDLTSILSSLNVCSKEWIIRQYDQEVQAGSVVKPLVGVQNDGPSDAAVVRPDLTSTRGLVISCGMNPRYGDLNTHWMAASAIDEAIRNCVAVGADPAKIAILDNFCWGNTDRPETLGSLVAAALACKEFSIAYGSPFISGKDSLYNEFSFENEQGEKETVAIPASLLISAIGQIADVSHAVTMDVKAPGNRIFMVGTTHDELGGSHFALVNDLEGGQVPQVDKEEAPELFKALHLAIQKQLIRSCHDLSEGGLAVAAAEMAFAGGYGMKLDPTRLPEALELSTPSLLFSESNTRFLLEVPLDQIDALYECFGELPLVEIGEVIGTRQFTIKGTNGGIAISASLDELKAAWKTPLAWD